AGATCACTCGACCTTCCTCTACAATGGAGAGCTATATATATTTGGAGGTGTAGATGTCGACCGGGGCCGATACTTTCGCATCATTCACAAGTACAGCCCAGAGAAGTCCTGCTGGAGCGTACTAACGCCTAAGCGGTCAGGTCCGTCGGCCAGGAGGTTCCTGGGCTGTTGCGTGATTGACGACAGGGTGTTTATCTTCGGTGGTCAAGGCCTGAAATCCTACGCAAGGGTCGAGCAGCAGATGCAGTCCGGTATAGAGGATTCTTCTGATGTGTGCGAAGAGGTCTGAAGAGGTCTGCGAAGAGGTGCTGACGGATATGCACGTACTAGATTTTTCTGCGACGTTGAAGACGATGTGCCTGACGGCTATCATAGACGCACGCATGCATGTCGGCCATCTGCCGCCGGCCATTAAAAAAGGGATCAGAGCCCTGACAAGCTACAGCAGCACTTCGCCGCCATCTTAGCCTGGAGGCTTAAGCCGCGCACCAGACTGACAGGACTCTTTCGATGAGGCCATAGACTGTGGTGACGGTGATTTACGCGACCGCTGTGCCGACGCtccagcaaataaaaaaaatcccttTCGATAAATCACCGCCTGCTTCGTGCAAAGTTTGCACACAAACGCGCAGATGTTCATCTGCGCGTTGTTCATctacgcgccgccggctgtcgcgagatggcgcgaccggtttttcgggGCGCATAGGCGGAATCCTGGGGACGTCTATGCGGGAAGCGTCGGTGAAGTTTGCGCAGGTGGATTGTACAGCGGGGTGGACATTATGTATCTGATTTGGATAAATAATTGCCCGATTAGTTAACCAAAATTAACTAAtaaatttttatcttgatttcAGGGGGCCAAGCCAATATTGCGAAATTCGAGGCTGTGGACATCGAAGATGAgtcctgtttttaaattttcgtaATCGGCAATGTGGTTTGAAATATCGAACGTCACAAATCCGCATTTGAAAGCTGGTTGAGCTGGCT
This portion of the Amblyomma americanum isolate KBUSLIRL-KWMA chromosome 10, ASM5285725v1, whole genome shotgun sequence genome encodes:
- the LOC144107378 gene encoding kelch domain-containing protein 3-like, yielding MQWHSVPTNGELPEDPSYHSASAIGARMHVWGGSNELSDRGVYDSSLVFLDTSTMAWVLPRVDGFPPQGCQDHSTFLYNGELYIFGGVDVDRGRYFRIIHKYSPEKSCWSVLTPKRSGPSARRFLGCCVIDDRVFIFGGQGLKSYARVEQQMQSGIEDSSDVCEEV